A stretch of Deinococcus gobiensis I-0 DNA encodes these proteins:
- a CDS encoding DUF6338 family protein, with amino-acid sequence MNTLAVLLASLLLLIPGFLGLSIFRYLQGMRIAEAQSTLLWSLLLSALNLGLILLIGLARAWPPVERFVALSLTQATNDTTVSDLLALSLWTAALALCGGLILGSLLRLPALRAWLASFSGQAFNPDPWANLLGGDIDEPLVIVRMEDGRQFLGNALQVNETPNGRTIALKDAVMFAADDPGMRTAIVPLRPGTTIITAKIEAVTLLDETSNDQIQAMTAPEQEDLGEEISLPLDVPPS; translated from the coding sequence ATGAATACGCTCGCGGTGTTGCTGGCCAGCCTACTCCTCCTGATTCCCGGCTTCCTCGGCCTCTCCATCTTCCGGTACCTGCAGGGGATGCGCATCGCCGAAGCGCAGAGCACCCTCCTCTGGTCACTGCTGCTCAGCGCACTGAACCTGGGCCTCATCCTCCTGATCGGTCTGGCGCGTGCCTGGCCTCCAGTCGAACGCTTCGTGGCGCTCTCACTGACCCAGGCCACGAACGACACGACCGTTTCCGACCTCCTGGCCTTAAGTCTCTGGACGGCTGCGCTGGCCCTGTGTGGTGGGCTGATTCTGGGCTCCCTCCTGCGTCTTCCTGCCCTCCGGGCGTGGCTCGCCAGCTTCTCTGGGCAGGCCTTCAACCCGGACCCCTGGGCGAACCTCCTGGGCGGCGATATCGATGAGCCGCTCGTGATCGTCCGCATGGAGGATGGACGCCAGTTCCTCGGGAATGCCCTCCAGGTCAACGAAACGCCGAATGGGCGCACGATTGCCCTCAAGGATGCCGTCATGTTCGCGGCGGATGATCCGGGCATGCGAACCGCGATCGTGCCGCTCCGGCCGGGGACGACGATCATCACTGCGAAGATCGAGGCGGTCACGCTGCTGGACGAGACGTCGAACGATCAGATTCAGGCGATGACGGCGCCGGAGCAGGAGGATCTGGGCGAAGAGATCAGTCTCCCGTTGGACGTGCCGCCGTCTTGA
- a CDS encoding SMI1/KNR4 family protein: protein MQTSSDLTTVLSRLDAWYLEHVPAIHATLRPGLTDPELDAFERRNELRLPSAFRALYRWCDGQDWSVGGVLGLNFLPLNQVEQERYLWRDIADGEHADMNVTIYTVGHPTGAIREQYAQRDLLPFLSDGGGNHVALDFAPDL from the coding sequence ATGCAGACTTCCTCCGATCTGACGACCGTACTGAGCCGTCTGGATGCCTGGTACCTCGAACATGTCCCCGCCATCCATGCCACTTTGCGCCCTGGCCTCACTGATCCTGAACTCGATGCCTTCGAGAGACGCAATGAACTCCGTCTTCCGTCCGCCTTCCGCGCGCTTTACCGCTGGTGCGATGGTCAGGATTGGTCGGTAGGAGGGGTGCTCGGCCTGAATTTCCTTCCGCTGAATCAGGTCGAGCAGGAGCGCTACCTGTGGCGCGACATTGCTGATGGTGAGCATGCCGATATGAACGTCACCATCTATACGGTGGGCCACCCGACCGGAGCTATTCGGGAACAGTACGCCCAGCGCGATCTCCTCCCTTTTCTCTCTGATGGTGGGGGCAATCATGTCGCCCTGGACTTTGCACCTGATCTGTAG
- a CDS encoding permease prefix domain 1-containing protein, with product MKALDVYLTRATRALPARERRRVREELRGSILERAAEHQLVGHPPAQALDLALQEFGDPARVARGMQRLYTAPRAAFALMLTLLGSAALMTLPALRAPAPGAIPSLMTPETEAVARCSLSVVAPKGMPWWNVPLNWWSCQTTKIVERSVFRRSDLLSALEQQGVQTQVNGYRIHLLFPGSSQAVEVSLTGQRDKEDLWLSKYDFVSELAEQLDRPVRLSGRTNPTLTVGAVNLQIGTPQAPVEAADLYVKAAYRAVLPELSRALPPGVVLELATAGAVFDSPQAPTVQVRDAEGQVYAMVDNLNCLVQERPLCGQYVLRVRSALGGRLALSSLPLSSGGLRQMPVITQTPEAFAAASWAGHPAVLMWRLGTADLRQLTLEPVELASRD from the coding sequence GTGAAGGCGCTCGATGTCTACCTCACGCGGGCGACCCGAGCTCTTCCCGCACGTGAACGGCGACGTGTGCGTGAGGAATTACGGGGGAGCATCCTTGAGCGCGCCGCGGAGCACCAGCTGGTCGGCCACCCCCCCGCCCAGGCCCTGGACCTCGCGCTTCAGGAGTTCGGTGATCCCGCCCGGGTGGCCCGTGGTATGCAGCGGCTCTACACCGCTCCACGCGCGGCCTTTGCCCTGATGCTGACACTTCTGGGCTCGGCGGCACTCATGACGCTTCCCGCCCTGCGGGCGCCCGCGCCTGGGGCCATTCCCAGCCTCATGACACCGGAGACCGAAGCCGTGGCTCGCTGTTCCCTGTCGGTCGTTGCACCCAAGGGCATGCCCTGGTGGAACGTGCCTCTGAACTGGTGGTCTTGCCAGACGACCAAGATCGTGGAGCGGAGCGTGTTCAGGCGAAGTGATTTGTTGTCGGCCCTCGAGCAGCAGGGCGTCCAGACCCAGGTCAACGGTTACCGGATCCACCTCTTGTTCCCTGGCAGTTCACAGGCGGTCGAGGTGAGTTTGACCGGCCAACGGGACAAGGAAGATCTGTGGCTGAGCAAGTACGACTTCGTGTCGGAGCTCGCCGAGCAGCTGGACCGACCTGTACGGCTATCCGGGAGGACCAATCCTACGCTGACCGTAGGGGCCGTCAACTTGCAAATTGGGACGCCACAGGCGCCGGTGGAGGCCGCCGACCTGTACGTGAAAGCGGCCTACCGAGCGGTCCTTCCAGAGCTGAGCCGCGCGCTCCCACCGGGGGTCGTTCTGGAATTGGCTACGGCTGGGGCGGTCTTCGACAGCCCACAGGCACCCACAGTGCAGGTGCGGGATGCCGAAGGGCAGGTCTACGCGATGGTGGACAATCTCAATTGCCTGGTGCAGGAGCGCCCGCTCTGTGGGCAGTACGTCCTGCGTGTACGGAGCGCGCTCGGAGGTCGTCTTGCCCTGAGTTCGCTCCCTCTCTCTTCCGGAGGCTTGCGCCAGATGCCAGTGATCACCCAGACCCCAGAGGCATTTGCGGCGGCAAGCTGGGCGGGACACCCTGCCGTCCTGATGTGGCGACTGGGCACAGCGGATCTGCGTCAGTTGACCCTTGAGCCGGTTGAGTTGGCTTCGCGAGACTGA
- a CDS encoding PadR family transcriptional regulator, whose amino-acid sequence MPLHDGDLELALLTLLSGQERYGLDLAKELRDLTGGDLDLNAGTLYPALHRLERRGWLRSETRPSPRGGHALRYYTLTDDGEQAFKTKRDAYHRWHQGLATRWGNS is encoded by the coding sequence ATGCCTCTCCACGATGGCGACCTCGAGCTCGCGCTCCTCACCCTTCTCTCCGGGCAGGAGCGCTATGGCCTGGACCTCGCCAAGGAACTGCGCGACCTCACAGGCGGTGACCTTGACCTGAATGCCGGCACCCTCTATCCCGCCCTCCACCGTCTGGAGCGGCGCGGCTGGCTGCGCAGCGAAACTCGCCCCAGCCCCCGTGGCGGCCACGCCCTGCGCTACTACACCCTGACCGACGATGGCGAGCAGGCCTTCAAGACCAAGCGTGACGCCTACCACCGCTGGCATCAGGGCCTCGCGACCCGCTGGGGCAACTCGTGA
- a CDS encoding DUF3761 domain-containing protein — protein sequence MKKLLAFLALTLAPAFALQVTTTENLNLRSGPTKTAPVLSQVPKGTQLEIGACSQFCPVVYQGRRGYVARAYLKATPAPALPQVTIPARPANPGTYTNVDGQQIQRPTFSETRPAGASAQCRDGSYSFSANRRGTCSHHGGVATWY from the coding sequence ATGAAGAAGCTGCTCGCGTTCCTGGCCCTGACCCTTGCCCCCGCCTTCGCCCTGCAGGTCACCACCACGGAGAACCTCAACCTCCGCAGTGGGCCCACCAAGACCGCCCCAGTCCTGAGCCAGGTGCCCAAGGGCACGCAGCTAGAGATCGGCGCGTGCAGCCAGTTCTGCCCAGTGGTCTACCAGGGGCGGCGGGGTTATGTCGCGCGGGCCTACCTGAAGGCGACGCCTGCACCTGCTCTGCCCCAGGTGACCATCCCTGCACGTCCGGCCAATCCAGGCACGTATACGAATGTGGATGGGCAGCAGATTCAGCGTCCGACCTTCAGCGAGACCCGCCCGGCCGGCGCTTCAGCCCAGTGCCGGGATGGGAGTTACTCCTTCAGCGCCAATCGCCGCGGCACCTGCTCCCACCATGGCGGTGTGGCCACCTGGTACTGA
- a CDS encoding MerR family DNA-binding transcriptional regulator: MSAFAQRSGVSPHALRHWLQQGILLPATMGANTGYRVYTPDQFGQARPVHSLLSP; this comes from the coding sequence ATCAGCGCGTTCGCCCAGCGGAGCGGCGTCAGCCCCCATGCCCTACGGCACTGGCTCCAGCAAGGGATTCTGCTGCCAGCTACCATGGGCGCCAATACTGGCTACCGGGTCTACACCCCCGACCAGTTCGGGCAGGCTCGCCCAGTCCACAGCCTCTTGTCACCGTGA
- a CDS encoding GNAT family N-acetyltransferase, whose translation MLSLHPMTPESFQRFLQHSVTTYAAGNVRSGRWTAEEAQERSAAEFQTLLPEGPATPDNFCFDLHDADRHQDVGVLWYKLLQRGGQQIAFVYEIEVGAEHRRRGYAREAFRLLEHHAAERGATAVQLHVFGHNHPARALYEGLGFEPVSITMQRELKPVR comes from the coding sequence ATGCTGAGTCTCCATCCCATGACCCCAGAAAGCTTCCAACGCTTCCTTCAGCATTCGGTCACGACCTACGCCGCAGGGAACGTCCGAAGTGGCCGCTGGACTGCTGAGGAGGCGCAGGAACGCTCAGCGGCAGAGTTTCAGACGCTCCTTCCCGAGGGCCCGGCGACGCCGGACAATTTCTGCTTCGATCTCCATGACGCGGACCGGCATCAGGACGTCGGCGTGCTGTGGTACAAGCTCCTGCAGCGGGGTGGCCAGCAGATCGCCTTCGTCTATGAGATCGAGGTTGGGGCGGAGCACCGGCGGCGTGGGTACGCCCGGGAGGCGTTCAGGCTGCTCGAGCACCACGCGGCGGAGCGGGGCGCGACGGCCGTGCAACTGCATGTGTTCGGGCACAACCACCCGGCTCGGGCGCTCTACGAAGGTCTGGGCTTCGAACCTGTGAGTATCACGATGCAACGGGAGCTGAAACCCGTTCGCTGA
- a CDS encoding tetratricopeptide repeat protein gives MNSIEEAWLAFTQDNYPTAEHLFQSIIKNDQDESVIRQAQFGLGYVLAFTQQFEEARAIFLYLHDDAKKREAVGEQHRALHQVGMVERMAGNWLQAKITFTKEAELIEQLGNLPLPVAVNAYEQGFIALHLNELELAYQWLNCSLEQAEYTDDQVAVGCAYRALGDYFKQIGEIEQAQHR, from the coding sequence ATGAACAGCATTGAGGAAGCTTGGTTGGCGTTTACGCAGGATAATTACCCAACAGCTGAGCACTTATTTCAAAGTATTATTAAGAATGATCAAGACGAGTCAGTGATTCGACAGGCTCAATTTGGACTGGGCTATGTTCTAGCATTTACCCAGCAATTTGAGGAGGCGCGAGCCATCTTTTTGTATCTGCACGATGATGCAAAGAAGCGGGAGGCAGTAGGTGAACAGCACCGTGCCTTGCACCAAGTGGGGATGGTCGAACGTATGGCCGGAAATTGGCTCCAAGCGAAGATTACTTTCACGAAGGAGGCAGAGCTCATTGAGCAGTTGGGCAACCTCCCACTCCCAGTAGCTGTCAATGCCTACGAGCAAGGTTTCATTGCTCTTCACCTAAACGAGCTTGAGCTAGCGTATCAGTGGTTGAATTGTTCTTTAGAACAAGCCGAGTATACGGATGATCAGGTAGCCGTGGGCTGCGCCTATCGGGCGCTTGGGGATTATTTTAAGCAGATAGGAGAAATAGAACAAGCACAACATCGCTAG
- a CDS encoding DnaB-like helicase C-terminal domain-containing protein, with the protein MSAPLTHQVLAAIVGNAAAWDDAMCTTAGLLMDELRPHHWGDEGARRIAETVQGHLRAGRGFGYNSLAVELPDTARTLQAIRATEPLENLRLGLRELAEQGRKQDVRTALRKADTDLNTLPALTVASGLAEAVSTATSSSAGYRHVSQIGSVVEHLRAMQDRPDSVIDLGPELAPHLRWGGLPVSDTDGETLIICGAQGHAKTALGIALALRSARQGHLTHYDVLADASAYQIRERMVHTIAGLSLRSGLLLNASVPPRGSWPRETVEQRLSWADAVLNGMPLEIDDSSPDMNQHELRTRLALKAARGVRLSVMENLDHMTWDAREERLERRYQLGRLTQIVRQSDRRTGHHTILLAQANRSAVEDGDGIPRRHQAADSDQPSRHATFFLGLFNPNVEKGGEATLEIKGRIDKNRSGTTGPVNFPAALINPNLSTPGVPS; encoded by the coding sequence GTGAGCGCGCCCCTGACCCACCAGGTCCTCGCGGCCATCGTCGGCAACGCCGCCGCCTGGGACGACGCGATGTGCACCACGGCCGGCCTGCTGATGGACGAACTCCGCCCCCACCACTGGGGCGACGAGGGCGCGCGCCGCATTGCCGAGACCGTACAGGGCCACCTGCGCGCCGGCCGGGGCTTCGGGTACAACTCGCTGGCCGTCGAACTGCCCGACACTGCGCGCACCCTGCAGGCCATCCGGGCGACCGAACCCCTGGAGAACCTCCGCCTGGGCCTGCGGGAACTCGCGGAGCAGGGCCGCAAGCAGGACGTCCGAACCGCCCTCCGGAAGGCCGATACGGACCTGAACACCCTGCCGGCCCTCACGGTGGCCTCGGGCCTCGCCGAGGCGGTAAGCACGGCCACGTCGAGCAGCGCCGGGTACCGCCACGTGAGCCAGATCGGGAGCGTGGTCGAGCACCTGCGTGCCATGCAGGACCGCCCGGACAGCGTGATCGACCTCGGCCCCGAGCTGGCCCCCCACCTGCGCTGGGGTGGCCTGCCCGTCTCGGACACCGATGGGGAAACCCTGATCATCTGCGGGGCGCAGGGGCACGCGAAGACGGCCCTGGGCATCGCCCTGGCCTTGCGCTCGGCCCGGCAGGGCCACCTGACGCACTACGACGTCCTGGCCGACGCCTCGGCCTACCAGATCCGCGAGCGCATGGTGCACACCATCGCCGGGCTGTCCCTGCGCAGTGGCCTGCTCCTGAACGCCTCGGTGCCGCCGCGGGGCAGCTGGCCGCGCGAAACGGTGGAGCAGCGCCTGAGCTGGGCGGACGCGGTGCTCAACGGCATGCCCCTGGAGATCGACGACTCCAGCCCGGACATGAACCAGCACGAATTGCGTACCCGCCTTGCCCTCAAAGCCGCTCGGGGCGTCCGGCTCTCGGTCATGGAGAACCTGGACCACATGACCTGGGACGCCCGTGAGGAGCGCCTCGAGCGCCGGTACCAGCTGGGCCGCCTGACGCAGATCGTGCGGCAGTCCGATCGGCGCACCGGGCACCACACCATCCTGCTGGCCCAGGCCAACCGCAGCGCGGTCGAGGACGGCGACGGCATTCCCCGCCGCCATCAGGCTGCCGACAGTGACCAGCCCAGCCGCCACGCGACCTTCTTCCTGGGGCTGTTCAACCCGAACGTGGAGAAGGGCGGGGAGGCCACGCTGGAGATCAAGGGCCGCATCGACAAGAACCGTTCGGGGACGACCGGGCCGGTGAACTTCCCGGCCGCCCTGATCAATCCGAACCTGAGCACACCGGGGGTGCCCTCATGA
- a CDS encoding toprim domain-containing protein produces MSLLDFYRDELKSRPIMPALLAQANIDVPHSRLIRVPDHVYPDTRPSVYVYPEHLTDFGDANENYDLLRVAREWLGLTLEQAVSLIAELAGVRPPAPFQGEIKRVAFAPLPAPTRTDPNAHAVFAARCAEALQHPATQAAEAAARYLDERGILAAAWHYGAGVVNSTVLARRPHRIWEGMVTLPTWHQGALLALKGRNLLGKGEGREMRNLAGTGTAPYGLRELRDSHAVLAVEGETDTLSIWQAFEGEVSVVGIPGATHWKKLQHPALAGRYLYLCLDTDEAGQRAVSEAQRWAADEGRPLTVVPGIGDKNDLLLKMGAAALRAAVRDATAAAVRRGGRVLR; encoded by the coding sequence ATGAGCCTGCTGGACTTCTACCGTGACGAACTCAAGAGCCGCCCCATCATGCCTGCCCTGCTTGCCCAGGCGAACATCGACGTGCCGCACAGCCGCCTGATCCGGGTGCCGGACCACGTGTACCCGGACACGAGGCCCAGCGTGTACGTGTACCCGGAGCACCTGACCGATTTCGGGGACGCCAATGAGAATTACGACCTGCTGCGGGTGGCTCGGGAGTGGTTGGGACTGACCCTGGAGCAGGCGGTGAGCCTGATCGCGGAGCTGGCGGGCGTGCGGCCTCCTGCGCCGTTTCAGGGTGAAATCAAGCGGGTGGCCTTCGCGCCCCTGCCTGCCCCCACCCGGACGGACCCGAATGCGCACGCGGTCTTCGCCGCCCGGTGCGCCGAGGCCCTCCAGCACCCGGCTACCCAGGCTGCGGAGGCGGCGGCGCGCTACCTCGACGAGCGGGGCATCCTGGCGGCCGCCTGGCACTACGGGGCTGGGGTGGTGAACAGCACGGTCCTGGCCCGTCGGCCCCACCGGATCTGGGAGGGCATGGTCACGCTGCCCACGTGGCACCAGGGCGCGCTGCTGGCCCTCAAGGGGCGCAACCTGCTCGGGAAGGGTGAGGGACGGGAGATGCGCAACCTCGCGGGCACAGGCACGGCGCCCTATGGCTTGCGGGAACTGCGGGACAGTCACGCTGTCCTGGCGGTCGAGGGCGAGACGGACACCCTGAGCATCTGGCAGGCCTTCGAAGGCGAGGTGTCGGTCGTGGGGATTCCAGGCGCGACGCACTGGAAGAAGCTGCAACATCCGGCGCTGGCTGGGCGCTACCTGTACCTGTGCCTGGACACGGATGAGGCGGGGCAGCGGGCAGTCAGTGAGGCGCAGCGCTGGGCGGCGGATGAGGGGCGGCCCCTGACGGTGGTTCCGGGGATTGGGGACAAGAACGACCTGTTGCTGAAGATGGGCGCAGCGGCGCTGCGGGCGGCCGTGCGGGATGCGACGGCGGCGGCGGTGCGGCGTGGTGGGCGGGTGTTGCGTTGA